A region of Leifsonia xyli DNA encodes the following proteins:
- a CDS encoding isoprenyl transferase, whose product MAGGLLYRLYQKRLRRDINRDALPQHVAMIIDGNRRWARLAGLETVAHGHRAGAAKMREFLEWCDELGIEVVTLYLLSSDNLTNRESSELGDLIDIIAQLAEDVSQYRDWRVKHVGSTAGLPSRLVEALADAERRTAENTGMHINLAVGYGGRKEITDAMRSIVATHIAEGGSLETLADLLTPDLIGQHLYTGGQPDPDLVIRTSGEQRLSDFMLWQSAHSEFYFVEALGPDLREVDFLRAVRDYSRRQRRFGG is encoded by the coding sequence ATGGCCGGCGGGCTGCTCTACCGGCTGTACCAGAAGCGGCTCCGGCGCGACATCAACCGCGACGCGCTGCCCCAGCACGTGGCGATGATCATCGACGGCAACCGTCGGTGGGCCCGCCTGGCCGGGCTCGAGACGGTCGCCCACGGCCACCGGGCGGGCGCGGCGAAGATGCGCGAGTTCCTGGAGTGGTGCGACGAGCTCGGCATCGAGGTCGTGACGCTGTACCTCCTGTCGTCCGACAATCTCACCAACCGCGAGAGCTCAGAGCTCGGCGACCTCATCGACATCATCGCGCAGCTCGCCGAGGACGTCTCGCAGTACCGGGACTGGCGGGTCAAGCACGTCGGCTCCACCGCGGGTCTCCCCTCCCGGCTCGTGGAGGCCCTCGCCGACGCGGAGCGCCGCACGGCCGAGAACACGGGCATGCACATCAACCTCGCGGTGGGCTACGGCGGCCGCAAGGAGATCACCGACGCCATGCGCAGCATCGTCGCGACGCACATCGCCGAAGGCGGCAGCCTGGAGACGCTCGCCGACCTGCTCACGCCCGACCTCATCGGCCAGCACCTCTACACCGGTGGGCAGCCCGATCCCGACCTCGTCATCCGCACGTCGGGGGAGCAGCGCCTCAGCGACTTCATGCTGTGGCAGAGCGCGCACAGCGAGTTCTATTTCGTCGAAGCTCTCGGACCGGACCTGCGCGAGGTCGACTTCCTTCGCGCCGTGCGCGACTACTCGCGCCGCCAGCGCCGCTTCGGCGGCTGA
- a CDS encoding hemolysin III: MPLLDASLANPADIKPTWRGWIHAATFPVTIAAGIVLICLAHGAPAKWASAVFMLTSMLLFGNSALYHRFNWRPRTKVILKRIDHANIFLLIAGTYTPLAVLALPPDKGILLLCLVWAGALLGIGFRVFWISAPRWLYVPIYVALGWAALMYIVDLVNANVAMMVLVLVGGILYTIGAVIYGMKRPNPFPGKFGFHEIFHTLTVLAFLCHWTATLLIAMHPAYNAG, translated from the coding sequence ATCCCTCTGCTCGACGCTTCGCTCGCCAACCCGGCCGACATCAAGCCGACCTGGCGCGGATGGATCCATGCGGCCACCTTCCCGGTCACCATCGCGGCGGGCATCGTCCTGATCTGCCTGGCGCACGGCGCGCCGGCGAAATGGGCGTCGGCGGTGTTCATGCTCACCTCGATGCTGCTGTTCGGCAACTCGGCGCTGTACCACCGCTTCAACTGGCGACCCCGCACCAAGGTCATCCTGAAGCGCATCGACCACGCGAACATCTTCCTGCTCATCGCCGGCACGTACACCCCGCTCGCCGTGCTCGCGCTGCCGCCGGACAAGGGCATCCTGCTGCTCTGCCTGGTCTGGGCCGGGGCGCTCCTCGGGATCGGGTTCCGCGTCTTCTGGATCTCGGCGCCGCGCTGGCTGTACGTCCCGATCTACGTGGCGCTCGGGTGGGCCGCCCTGATGTACATCGTCGATCTGGTGAACGCCAACGTCGCGATGATGGTCCTCGTGCTGGTCGGCGGCATCCTGTACACGATCGGCGCGGTCATCTACGGGATGAAGCGGCCGAACCCGTTCCCCGGCAAGTTCGGCTTCCACGAGATCTTCCACACGCTGACGGTGCTGGCCTTCCTCTGCCACTGGACGGCGACGCTGCTGATCGCGATGCACCCGGCCTACAACGCCGGCTGA
- a CDS encoding AsnC family transcriptional regulator — protein sequence MDAIDREILAALQEDGRLSLTDLAARVGLTLSPCHRRVRELERDGVIEQYRAVVSPSAVGLDFEAIVFVTIDRTDPDTVGAFEEGVLAIPNIVQAERLFGDPDYMLRVLTRDLTAYQELFDGPLGALPGVRKLSSTLVMKQVTGRRALPT from the coding sequence ATGGATGCCATCGACCGGGAGATCCTTGCCGCACTGCAGGAGGACGGCCGGCTCAGCCTCACCGACCTCGCCGCCCGCGTCGGGCTGACGCTGTCGCCGTGCCACCGCCGAGTGCGCGAGCTGGAGCGCGACGGCGTCATCGAGCAGTACCGCGCGGTGGTCTCGCCGTCGGCCGTCGGGCTCGACTTCGAGGCGATCGTGTTCGTGACCATCGACCGCACCGACCCGGACACCGTGGGCGCGTTCGAGGAGGGCGTGCTGGCCATCCCGAACATCGTGCAGGCCGAACGGCTGTTCGGCGACCCCGACTACATGCTGCGCGTGCTCACCCGCGACCTGACGGCCTACCAGGAGCTGTTCGACGGGCCGCTCGGCGCCCTGCCGGGCGTGCGAAAGCTCAGCTCCACACTGGTCATGAAGCAGGTAACGGGACGTCGCGCGCTGCCGACCTGA
- a CDS encoding lysine transporter LysE → MDPALALGFWGVTVLLVCTPGADWAYAVSVGVGGRALVPSIGGILFGYLVVVCAVAVGLGALVAANPVLMDVLTIGGALYLLWLGIGGLVRSAAPLTAHADTGVAGSSLASFLRGAGVSGFNPKGLVVLVALVPQFTSPHAGWAPAAQMLLLGGMFVATCAIVYPAVAMLARRLLAARPRGTVIMARVSAIAMTLIGVSLLAERVAQLR, encoded by the coding sequence ATGGATCCGGCGCTGGCACTGGGCTTCTGGGGCGTGACCGTGCTGCTCGTCTGCACGCCGGGCGCCGACTGGGCGTATGCGGTCTCGGTCGGGGTCGGCGGCCGGGCGCTCGTCCCGTCGATCGGCGGCATCCTGTTCGGATACCTGGTGGTCGTCTGCGCGGTCGCGGTCGGGCTGGGCGCGCTGGTGGCGGCGAATCCGGTGCTGATGGACGTGCTGACCATCGGCGGAGCGCTGTACCTGCTCTGGCTCGGGATCGGCGGGCTCGTCCGCTCGGCCGCCCCGCTGACCGCGCATGCGGACACCGGCGTCGCCGGATCCTCCCTGGCGTCCTTCCTCCGCGGAGCGGGGGTGAGCGGCTTCAATCCGAAGGGCCTGGTGGTGCTCGTCGCCCTGGTGCCGCAGTTCACGTCGCCTCACGCCGGCTGGGCGCCGGCCGCGCAGATGCTGCTGCTGGGAGGGATGTTCGTCGCGACCTGCGCGATCGTCTACCCGGCGGTCGCGATGCTGGCCCGCCGGCTGCTGGCCGCCCGGCCGCGGGGCACGGTGATCATGGCGCGCGTCTCGGCCATCGCCATGACGCTGATCGGGGTCTCGCTGCTCGCGGAGCGGGTCGCGCAGCTCCGGTGA
- a CDS encoding transcription elongation factor GreA, whose amino-acid sequence MSQDSQVTFLTQDAYDRLSAELEELSVNGRNEIAKRIEAAREEGDLKENGGYHAAKEEQGKIEARIVQLTNLLRSATVGAAPESHGVVEPGTVITATIAGDESVFLIGNREIAAGTDLPVYSEQSPLGSAILGLKVGDKTEYTAPNGRQIAVEVTKVETYTGQ is encoded by the coding sequence ATGTCCCAGGATTCTCAGGTCACCTTTCTGACCCAGGACGCGTACGACCGTCTCTCGGCCGAACTCGAGGAGCTCAGCGTCAACGGCCGCAACGAGATCGCGAAGCGGATCGAGGCGGCCCGCGAGGAGGGCGATCTCAAGGAGAACGGCGGCTACCACGCCGCCAAGGAGGAGCAGGGCAAGATCGAGGCCCGCATCGTCCAGCTCACCAACCTGCTGCGCAGCGCCACCGTCGGCGCCGCGCCGGAGAGCCACGGCGTCGTCGAGCCCGGCACGGTCATCACCGCGACCATCGCGGGCGACGAGAGCGTCTTCCTCATCGGCAACCGCGAGATCGCGGCCGGCACCGACCTCCCGGTCTACAGCGAGCAGAGCCCGCTCGGCTCGGCGATCCTCGGCCTCAAGGTCGGCGACAAGACCGAGTACACCGCCCCCAACGGCCGCCAGATCGCCGTCGAGGTCACCAAGGTGGAGACCTACACCGGCCAGTGA
- a CDS encoding threonine ammonia-lyase (catalyzes the formation of 2-oxobutanoate from L-threonine) — MATATDHTRTPFAGPGLDEFESARAIVARVAQPTPIESSRYLADLLGAPVLLKCENLQRTGSYKIRGAYNRMSKLSAEERARGVVAASAGNHAQGVAFAARELGIHATIFMPVGVAIPKFQATRAYGADVVLSGSIVDETLRAAADFAADTGAVLIPPFDHPDVVAGQGTLGLEILDDVPDVRTIVVPIGGGGLISGVASAVKQRAARDGREVRVIGVQAANAAAYPPSLAAGEPTDIALVATIADGIAVSRPGALNFEIIREAVDQVVTVSEDDIARAMVVLLERAKLVVEPAGAAGVAAILAGAIPADGTTVAILSGGNIDPLLMQRVISQGLAASDRYLKLTIMLPDRPGQLARIAEILAGVNANVVEVLHTRHGRGMQLSQVELDVSVETRGTEHRRHVIDALRAAGYDPVVDDE, encoded by the coding sequence GTGGCAACCGCGACCGATCACACGCGCACCCCGTTCGCCGGCCCCGGCCTGGACGAGTTCGAGTCCGCGCGCGCCATCGTCGCCCGCGTGGCCCAGCCGACCCCGATCGAGAGCTCGCGGTATCTCGCCGACCTGCTCGGCGCCCCGGTCCTGCTCAAGTGCGAGAACCTCCAGCGCACCGGCTCCTACAAGATCCGCGGCGCCTACAACCGGATGTCGAAGCTGAGCGCCGAGGAGCGCGCCCGCGGCGTCGTCGCGGCCTCCGCCGGCAATCACGCGCAGGGCGTCGCGTTCGCGGCGCGCGAGCTCGGCATCCACGCGACCATCTTCATGCCGGTGGGCGTGGCCATCCCCAAGTTCCAGGCGACGCGCGCGTACGGCGCGGACGTCGTGCTCAGCGGCAGCATCGTCGACGAGACGCTACGGGCCGCCGCCGACTTCGCGGCCGACACCGGCGCCGTCCTCATCCCGCCGTTCGACCATCCGGATGTGGTGGCCGGTCAGGGCACGCTCGGGCTCGAGATCCTCGACGACGTGCCGGACGTGCGCACGATCGTCGTGCCGATCGGCGGCGGCGGCCTCATCTCTGGCGTGGCCAGCGCGGTCAAGCAGCGAGCGGCGCGGGACGGCCGCGAGGTGCGCGTCATCGGCGTGCAGGCGGCGAACGCCGCGGCCTACCCGCCCTCGCTGGCGGCGGGGGAGCCGACCGACATCGCCCTCGTTGCGACGATCGCCGACGGCATCGCGGTGAGCCGGCCCGGCGCGCTCAACTTCGAGATCATCCGCGAGGCGGTGGACCAGGTGGTCACCGTGTCCGAGGACGACATCGCCCGCGCCATGGTCGTGCTGCTGGAGCGGGCCAAGCTCGTCGTGGAGCCGGCGGGCGCCGCGGGCGTCGCCGCCATCCTCGCCGGGGCGATCCCGGCCGACGGCACCACGGTCGCAATCCTCTCGGGCGGCAACATCGACCCGCTGCTCATGCAGCGCGTCATCAGCCAGGGCCTCGCCGCGTCCGACCGCTACCTCAAGCTGACGATCATGCTGCCGGACCGCCCGGGCCAGCTGGCGCGCATCGCCGAGATCCTCGCGGGCGTGAACGCCAACGTCGTCGAGGTGCTGCACACACGCCACGGTCGCGGGATGCAGCTGAGCCAGGTCGAGCTCGACGTGAGCGTCGAGACGCGCGGCACCGAGCACCGTCGCCACGTCATCGACGCGCTCCGTGCGGCCGGGTACGATCCGGTCGTCGACGACGAGTAG
- a CDS encoding spermidine/putrescine ABC transporter ATP-binding protein, translating to MTALETPLLSSRTGSTVELRDLVRDFGGGAGLAGFDLAAAPGELIALLGPSGCGKTTALRSLAGLERVDSGSILIDGRDVTDEPTNRRDLGMVFQSYSLFPHLTSGQNVEFGLRMRKVAPAERRRRAAAALELVGLDHHAARYAHQLSGGQQQRVALARALVTEPRVLLLDEPLSALDAKVRVQLRDEIRRIQTELGITTFFVTHDQEEALAVADRVAVMRAGRIEQIGTPEELYHRPATAFVAEFVGLTNRVDGTVADGRLRVLGQEVPLASTVADGPVTAYLRPEDVLLASDGIPGVVLTTSFLGALRRTRVRLEDGSELSVQHGARERPEAGERVSISLSGSPVTAAERAVAG from the coding sequence ATGACCGCCCTCGAAACCCCTCTGCTCTCCTCCCGCACCGGCTCGACCGTCGAGCTGCGCGACCTCGTCCGCGACTTCGGCGGCGGCGCCGGCCTGGCCGGCTTCGATCTGGCCGCGGCGCCTGGCGAGCTCATCGCGCTGCTCGGCCCGAGCGGGTGCGGCAAGACCACCGCCCTCCGCTCGCTCGCCGGGCTGGAGCGCGTGGACAGCGGCAGCATCCTCATCGACGGCCGCGACGTCACCGACGAGCCGACCAACCGGCGCGATCTGGGGATGGTGTTCCAGTCGTACTCGCTGTTCCCGCACCTGACGTCGGGCCAGAACGTCGAGTTCGGGCTGCGGATGCGCAAGGTCGCACCCGCCGAGCGCCGCCGCCGCGCGGCCGCCGCCCTCGAGCTGGTCGGCCTCGACCACCACGCCGCCCGGTACGCGCACCAGCTCTCCGGCGGCCAGCAGCAGCGCGTCGCGCTCGCTCGCGCGCTGGTCACCGAGCCGCGCGTGCTGCTGCTCGACGAGCCGCTGTCGGCGCTCGACGCGAAAGTGCGCGTCCAGCTGCGGGACGAGATCCGCCGCATCCAGACCGAGCTCGGCATCACGACGTTCTTCGTCACCCACGATCAGGAGGAGGCGCTCGCCGTCGCCGACCGCGTCGCCGTCATGCGCGCCGGCCGGATCGAGCAGATCGGCACCCCGGAGGAGCTCTACCACCGCCCGGCGACCGCGTTCGTCGCCGAGTTCGTCGGGCTGACCAACCGCGTGGACGGCACGGTCGCCGACGGCCGCCTCCGCGTGCTCGGCCAGGAGGTGCCGCTGGCCTCCACTGTCGCGGACGGCCCGGTCACCGCCTACCTGCGCCCGGAGGACGTGCTGCTGGCGTCGGACGGCATCCCCGGCGTCGTCCTCACCACGAGCTTCCTCGGCGCGCTGCGGCGCACCCGCGTGCGGCTGGAGGACGGCAGCGAGCTGTCGGTCCAGCACGGCGCGCGCGAGCGGCCGGAGGCGGGGGAGCGCGTCTCCATCTCCCTCAGCGGGTCGCCCGTGACCGCCGCAGAACGGGCTGTTGCCGGGTAG